The Ricinus communis isolate WT05 ecotype wild-type chromosome 8, ASM1957865v1, whole genome shotgun sequence sequence ATTCATTTTAAGTTAAGAAAATAGCcacaggaaaaagaaaagcacaaATGACCTAGTTTCTAAAAGGGCAAAAACTTCTAGAGATATTCAATTAATCCTACAATATCAGAAGAAGAGTTGTTGAACTGAAAGAATATATCAACATTAAAGATCACAGAAGCAATCAAACTACTTCAACCAATGACACTTTCCCTAAAATGTTGAATTTTGATCAAGTTCTATTCATGACATCATTTTACTTCAACACAGGTAAATTGTAAACTGACTTTTGAATCCCTTCAGAAACATTGCTCAATTGTTACAGattttcttcacaaacaaaataaataaataaaaaacactcATTTTCTAATAAAGGGTAAGCAACCTAGCAATAAAATAGTTAACTAATAAAGGATACCAGTTATTAACCACAAAATTAAAATGCTCAAACTTCTAGGGTTTCAagttaataagaaaaatgatgtAGAGAAGAGGAGAGAAAGAATTGATTCTTAACCTGATGGATATCTGATTGAGAAGGGTAATCAGAAATGGATTCATAGATACGCTTCCTTTGCtcaaaaacaagaaaaccagCTAAAGCACTCCCCATTGCAGCTCCAAGTAGACGCTCCTGTAAATTTGCAACCACCAAATCAATGTCATTTACACAAGAGACGCGCGATCAAACATCACGCAACAGTTTCAGGAACGTAGAAATCTTAATACAAGAATCACGGGCAATGTACAAACCTGGGCAAGAATGCTAATCATGGTGTTCTTGTATTACTGAACTTTGACAAACGATGTTCAATTGGGAAAAACGGTATCTGCTTTCTTTAGATGACATTTGATTTCTGTAAATTGTAATAATGAAACCTCGGCACAGCCCTGAATTGTACATCTGGGCCTTCAAAACCTTATAAAAATTAGCCATGGGCTGCTTGTTTGGGCCAATGTGAAGTCCAACTTGTGAATTGATTGGCCTTCTAGTGCAGCAGCGCCTAGGCTATGAACAATTATTATAATGAAGACGATTCACTATAtcacttaaaaattaaa is a genomic window containing:
- the LOC8264071 gene encoding uncharacterized protein LOC8264071, which produces MISILAQERLLGAAMGSALAGFLVFEQRKRIYESISDYPSQSDIHQLKEPIFGKQFRSQFALLWNKAVDETFRPVVASLNSRRQ